One segment of Candidatus Margulisiibacteriota bacterium DNA contains the following:
- a CDS encoding tryptophan synthase subunit alpha, which translates to MLKGSGGFEVKLSELFKNNKVFIPYITAGDPDLETTEKLIYTLEKAGADAIELGIPFSDPIADGPVIQKAQHRALVAGTTLKKIFTMVGRVRQQSSVPLLFMMSYNSVIQFGQTAFIQALKDHDIGGLVVPDLPFEESAPLCSELKAFSIPVISFVAPTTSPQRIKKITQKANGFIYLISSTGVTGERQTIETSVNDIIKNIKRTKEIPIAVGFGISTPEMAKRVAQFADGIIIGSAIVKIIEAQKQDCIDSVYEFAKSVKVALLK; encoded by the coding sequence ATGTTAAAAGGATCGGGGGGATTTGAAGTGAAATTATCGGAGCTATTCAAAAACAACAAAGTCTTTATTCCATATATAACTGCCGGAGACCCAGACCTTGAAACCACAGAAAAACTTATCTATACACTGGAAAAAGCCGGAGCAGATGCTATAGAATTAGGGATTCCTTTTTCTGACCCGATTGCTGATGGGCCTGTTATACAAAAAGCGCAGCACAGGGCATTGGTTGCCGGAACTACCCTCAAAAAGATTTTCACGATGGTAGGCCGTGTTCGCCAACAATCTTCAGTTCCCTTATTATTTATGATGAGTTACAACTCCGTCATTCAATTCGGACAAACAGCTTTTATCCAGGCACTTAAGGATCATGACATCGGTGGACTGGTTGTACCTGACCTTCCATTTGAAGAATCTGCTCCGCTATGTTCAGAACTCAAAGCGTTTTCAATTCCAGTTATCAGCTTTGTTGCACCGACAACCTCTCCCCAAAGAATCAAAAAAATCACTCAAAAGGCGAACGGGTTTATATACCTTATCTCTTCAACAGGAGTAACCGGAGAACGGCAAACGATCGAAACTTCAGTAAATGATATAATAAAAAATATAAAAAGGACAAAAGAAATTCCAATCGCTGTCGGATTCGGGATTTCTACTCCAGAAATGGCCAAAAGAGTAGCGCAATTCGCTGACGGGATCATAATTGGCAGTGCTATAGTTAAAATAATTGAGGCTCAAAAGCAGGACTGCATCGATAGCGTGTATGAATTTGCAAAAAGCGTTAAAGTAGCACTTTTAAAATAG
- the trpB gene encoding tryptophan synthase subunit beta has product MKTKNKAGYYGKYGGQFLPETLMEAVIELEHNYKKIIRTKEFKEQFTYYLKNYIGRPNPLYFAKNLTEKLGGAKIYLKREDLNHTGAHKINNTIGQILIAKALGKKRVIAETGAGQHGVATATVAALIGIPCVIYMGEEDIARQELNVFRMKLLGAQVVSVTSGSKTLKDAMNEAMRDWMATVDTTFYLIGTVAGPHPYPQMVKEFQSIIGKETKKQIKKIEKQLPDCLIACVGGGSNSIGFFAPFLKEKSVELIAVEAAGEGLATEKHAATINKGRPGVLHGSYSYILTDDDGQIVETHSISAGLDYPGIGPEHSFLHDTSRVIYSSATDTEALEAFKIVSETEGIIPAFESSHALAEMLKKAPQMSKDKIIIVCLSGRGDKDVATAQKFITFNK; this is encoded by the coding sequence TTGAAAACAAAGAACAAAGCAGGCTATTATGGCAAATATGGCGGACAATTTCTGCCTGAAACGCTCATGGAAGCAGTCATAGAGCTAGAACACAATTATAAAAAAATCATTAGAACAAAAGAATTCAAAGAGCAATTTACATATTATCTCAAAAACTATATCGGCAGACCAAATCCCTTATACTTCGCAAAAAACCTTACCGAAAAACTAGGTGGCGCAAAAATCTATCTTAAAAGAGAAGATCTTAATCATACCGGCGCACATAAAATAAACAACACTATAGGACAAATACTTATTGCCAAGGCACTCGGGAAAAAAAGGGTTATAGCCGAAACCGGTGCAGGACAACACGGGGTAGCGACTGCAACCGTTGCTGCACTTATTGGGATCCCGTGTGTTATTTATATGGGTGAAGAAGACATAGCCCGGCAAGAACTAAATGTTTTCAGGATGAAACTTCTTGGAGCACAAGTCGTCTCGGTTACTTCAGGCAGCAAGACCTTAAAAGACGCGATGAACGAGGCTATGCGAGATTGGATGGCGACAGTCGATACTACCTTTTATCTAATAGGCACAGTTGCCGGCCCGCATCCCTACCCTCAAATGGTAAAAGAGTTCCAGTCAATCATTGGAAAAGAAACAAAAAAACAGATCAAAAAGATAGAAAAACAACTCCCGGATTGCCTCATCGCCTGCGTTGGAGGAGGAAGCAATTCCATCGGTTTTTTTGCACCGTTCCTGAAAGAAAAAAGCGTTGAATTAATTGCAGTCGAAGCTGCTGGAGAAGGGTTGGCTACAGAAAAACACGCAGCCACAATTAACAAAGGACGTCCCGGAGTGCTTCACGGATCCTACAGCTATATACTTACAGATGATGATGGGCAAATAGTAGAGACCCACTCAATATCTGCCGGGCTTGATTATCCGGGAATAGGCCCTGAACACAGTTTTTTACATGACACTTCTCGCGTGATATATAGCAGTGCAACCGATACAGAAGCACTTGAGGCATTCAAAATAGTGTCAGAGACCGAAGGAATAATCCCGGCATTCGAAAGTTCCCACGCTCTCGCAGAGATGCTCAAAAAAGCACCTCAAATGTCTAAAGACAAAATAATAATTGTCTGCCTCTCGGGAAGAGGAGACAAAGACGTAGCTACTGCTCAGAAATTTATAACATTTAATAAATGA